The genomic stretch GTTCGCTTTGGAGAGGGGGCTAATAATGTGGCTATTGATGGGATCTTCTCTGTGGGAGAGTTTAGCCGTGTCCATGGTGATATTAGCTTTGGTAATGGGGTTGGTCTTGATCTACTCTATGATTTTCTGTATAGGCCGTTCCCGGATGCTGAGGGGCTGGATTGGTATGTGGGTGTTGGACCATCCTTTTATTTTAATGACCCCTTCTTTTTTGGTGTGTCTGGTGAAATAGGGTTAGAATATCACTTTGATTTTCCACTGGCGGTAGGACTGGATTGGCGGCCGACCTTGTGGATAGTCGATGAGACCGATTTTAATGCCAATTACTTTGGCCTCAATGTCAGGTACGTTATAGGTAGGTGAAGGTAACAATAATATTTATATGAAGGCTGTACCATGGTTAAGTACTTATAAAAGAGTGCATTGGGTCGTGGTACGGTTTTTTTATTTGGCCCTTAGGATCAAAAAGGATCAGGCGAAAAAGTTTGGGGGATAGGGGCGTAGTCGTTTTGGATAGAACACTGATGACGCTGATAGGGAAGATTTTTACTGATTTTTTTGATTCCTGTGTAACTCCGACAGCTGCGCTGCGGAACCATAAGCACTGAGTTTTCAACTCAACACCACCAACTGAAGTTATTTTTTCGGACATGATATGACATTAAGCACAGAGGAGCATAGAACATGATTGGTGTGAATATATTTAACCTTCACTATTTTAATGGTGGATTAATAATAAGCCACCAAGCCACCAAGGCACTAAGTTTTTTTGGGAAACAAAGGTGCAGACTGCACGACACTTCCCAACCCATTGACTTGGTGACTTCGAGCCTTCGTGGCAAAAAAAAGCAGGCCACCTGTTGCTCCTAGAACCATAAGCACTGAGTTTTCAACTCAACACCACCAACTGAAGTTATTTTTTCGGACATGATATGACATTAAGCACAGAGGAGCATAGAACATGATTGGTATGAATATATTTAACCTTCACTATTTTAATGGTGGATTAATAATAAGTCACCAAGCCACCAAGTCACTAAGTTTTTTTTTGGGGAAACAAAGGTGCAGACTGCACGACGCTTCCCAACCCATTGACTTTGTGACATCGAGCCTTCGTGGCAAAAAAAGCAGGCCACCTGTTGCTCCTAGAACCATAAGCACTGAGTTTTCAACTCAACACCACCAACTGAAGTTATTTTTTCGGACATGATATGACATTAAGCACAGAGGAGCATAGAACATGATTGGTATGAATATATTTAACCTTCACTATTTTAATGGTGGATTAATAATAAGTCACCAAGCCACCAAGTCACTAAGTTTTTTTTTGGGGAAACAAAGGTGCAGACTGCACGACGCTTCCCAACCCATTGACTTTGTGACATCGAGCCTTCGTGGCAAAAAAAGCAGGCCACCTGTTGCTCCTAGAACCATAAGTACTGAGTTTTCAACTCAACACCACCAACTGAAGTTATTTTTTCGGACATGATATGACATTAAGCACAGAGGAGCATAGAACATGATTGGTGTGAATATATTTAACCTTCACTATTTTAATGGTGGATTAATAATAAGCCACCAAGCCACCAAGTCACTAAGTTTTTTTTGGGAAACAAAGGTGCAGACTGCACGACACTTCCCAACCAATTTACTTTGTGACTTCGAGCCTTCGTGGCAAAAAAAAGCAGGCCACCTGTAACTCCGACAGCTGCGCTGCGGAACCA from Echinicola soli encodes the following:
- a CDS encoding outer membrane insertion C- signal; this translates as MKKLLLVFSVFLISYGLQAQEIGVRFGEGANNVAIDGIFSVGEFSRVHGDISFGNGVGLDLLYDFLYRPFPDAEGLDWYVGVGPSFYFNDPFFFGVSGEIGLEYHFDFPLAVGLDWRPTLWIVDETDFNANYFGLNVRYVIGR